One Chryseobacterium sp. StRB126 genomic region harbors:
- the hemL gene encoding glutamate-1-semialdehyde 2,1-aminomutase, with amino-acid sequence MKYQRSSALFDEAYKYIPGGVNSPVRAFKSVGGVPVFMKSAKGAYLTDADDNTYIDYINSWGPAILGHTHPEVLEDLKIQAEKGFSFGAPTELETEIAKFIIENVPNIDQIRMVSSGTEACMSAIRLARGFTGRDKIVKFEGCYHGHSDSFLIKAGSGAATFGNPNSPGVTEGTAKDTLLARYNDFEQVEDLFRHNQGEIAAVIIEPVAGNMGCVLPENDFLQNLRKICDENGALLIFDEVMTGFRLAFGGAQELFNVKADLVTYGKVIGGGLPVGAFAGRNEIMDHLAPKGGVYQAGTLSGNPLAMRAGLKTLQLIKNDPEFFNRLNKTTQTLDIEIGKILNEKGIAHKINRKGSMMSVFFHTNRVSNFDEAQEANHSLFNNFFHQMLQNGVYLPPSGYETYFVSDAIKEKEIDMTLEAVRKFEYSNL; translated from the coding sequence ATGAAGTATCAAAGAAGTTCGGCTTTATTTGATGAAGCCTACAAATACATTCCGGGAGGAGTAAACTCTCCGGTAAGAGCATTCAAATCAGTGGGAGGAGTTCCCGTTTTCATGAAATCAGCAAAAGGAGCTTACCTTACCGATGCTGATGATAATACGTATATCGATTACATCAACTCATGGGGACCCGCTATTTTAGGACACACACATCCTGAGGTACTGGAAGATCTGAAGATCCAGGCAGAAAAAGGATTCTCTTTCGGAGCTCCTACAGAACTGGAAACTGAAATTGCAAAATTTATCATTGAAAACGTTCCGAATATCGATCAGATCAGAATGGTTTCCTCAGGAACAGAAGCTTGTATGAGCGCGATCCGACTGGCTAGAGGGTTTACAGGAAGAGATAAGATCGTAAAATTTGAGGGTTGTTATCACGGACATTCAGATTCATTCCTGATTAAAGCGGGAAGTGGAGCAGCAACTTTCGGAAATCCAAATTCTCCGGGGGTAACTGAAGGTACAGCAAAAGATACTTTATTGGCTCGTTACAACGATTTTGAGCAGGTAGAAGATTTATTCCGCCATAACCAGGGTGAGATTGCAGCAGTAATTATTGAGCCGGTTGCCGGAAATATGGGTTGTGTATTGCCTGAGAATGATTTCTTACAAAATCTAAGAAAGATCTGTGATGAAAACGGTGCTTTATTGATTTTCGATGAGGTAATGACTGGTTTCAGATTAGCATTCGGGGGAGCACAGGAGCTTTTCAATGTGAAAGCTGACCTGGTAACCTACGGAAAAGTAATCGGAGGCGGACTTCCGGTAGGCGCTTTTGCAGGAAGAAATGAAATTATGGATCATCTGGCTCCAAAAGGAGGAGTATATCAGGCTGGAACATTAAGCGGAAATCCATTGGCAATGAGGGCCGGATTAAAAACACTTCAGCTGATTAAAAATGATCCTGAATTCTTCAACAGATTAAACAAAACAACACAAACCCTGGACATTGAAATCGGGAAGATTTTAAATGAAAAAGGAATTGCTCATAAGATCAACAGAAAAGGTTCTATGATGTCTGTATTCTTCCATACCAACAGAGTTTCTAACTTTGATGAGGCACAGGAAGCAAACCATTCATTGTTTAATAATTTCTTCCACCAGATGCTTCAGAATGGAGTGTATCTGCCACCAAGCGGTTATGAAACATACTTTGTAAGTGATGCCATCAAAGAGAAAGAAATTGATATGACATTGGAAGCCGTTAGAAAATTTGAATATTCTAATTTATAA
- a CDS encoding helix-turn-helix domain-containing protein — MGYHTDHFPILGIQEFSENQHKGCNLLFNELYGARSIDDPHKHDFFIINLFEYGVGSHTIDFTKYEVKDHQIHLVFPDQVHQWVIEKDTVGYQLMISRDWFESFLPSLRFSASYYQNHPVINLSVEVFKTFLYEFQAIQKELSGENVFWELIQKRSELIGLLVSKTVEGAFKDFEVYNSNPIISKFLNLIDEHFRTERSVSFYADKLNISANYLNIVCKKNLNASASSLIQDRILLEAKRLLKVSEMSVKDIVYDLGFYDHASFSKFFKMQTGMTPSQFKE, encoded by the coding sequence GTGGGTTATCATACAGATCATTTTCCCATTTTAGGAATTCAGGAGTTTAGCGAGAACCAGCATAAGGGCTGTAATTTGTTGTTTAATGAACTCTACGGGGCACGCTCTATCGATGATCCCCATAAACATGATTTTTTTATCATCAATCTTTTTGAATACGGAGTAGGTTCCCATACCATAGATTTTACGAAATATGAGGTAAAAGATCACCAGATTCATCTTGTTTTTCCTGATCAGGTGCATCAATGGGTGATTGAAAAAGATACGGTAGGCTATCAATTAATGATTAGCCGGGATTGGTTTGAAAGTTTTTTACCATCACTGAGATTTTCTGCTTCCTATTATCAGAATCATCCTGTTATTAATCTCTCTGTGGAAGTTTTTAAAACATTTTTATATGAATTTCAGGCCATTCAAAAAGAATTGAGTGGAGAAAATGTTTTTTGGGAACTGATTCAAAAAAGAAGCGAACTGATTGGATTATTGGTTAGTAAAACAGTGGAAGGAGCGTTTAAGGATTTTGAAGTTTACAATTCAAACCCGATTATCTCTAAATTTTTGAATCTTATTGATGAACATTTCAGAACAGAAAGATCTGTTTCCTTTTATGCTGATAAGTTGAATATCTCTGCCAATTACCTGAATATTGTCTGTAAAAAAAATCTCAATGCTTCCGCATCATCCCTTATTCAGGACCGTATTCTACTGGAAGCAAAGCGCCTTTTAAAGGTTTCAGAGATGTCTGTAAAAGATATTGTGTATGATCTTGGATTCTACGACCATGCCAGTTTTTCGAAATTCTTTAAAATGCAAACGGGAATGACACCGTCTCAATTCAAGGAATAA
- a CDS encoding amidohydrolase — protein sequence MQFPYQLTAKGNYSLKNVRLETGFEYENEEVIGTKTDLFSIDIENGKIRSIKANDSASKAIDAKGYLMLPAFRDMHIHLDKTWYGLPWQALSPKRKTVKDMIAYEQEIIPELLKTSVDRAEQLISLLQHYGTHFARTHFNIDPTSGLKSLENLEQALQNKKDSFNAELVAFPQHGVYYTESAPLMKEAAKLKSVAFIGGVDPFSLDGSIEKVMDFTVQLALDHNKGIDIHLHEAGESGMKTISYLIDKAIENPALQGKTFVSHAFALAHLSPKETEEISERLAAGKVGIASSVPFKKTIMPIPTMKKHGVNVLIGNDNVQDFWSTFGSGSILQKANLIAELYGYATEFALSRALQFATQSILPLDDKGKQQWPKAGDEAAVVLADASCSAEAVSRISAIEALMHNGNLFWRS from the coding sequence ATGCAATTTCCCTATCAATTAACTGCAAAAGGAAACTATTCCCTTAAAAATGTACGCCTGGAAACAGGTTTTGAATACGAAAATGAAGAGGTTATTGGAACAAAAACAGATCTTTTCAGTATCGATATTGAAAACGGAAAAATTAGATCAATAAAAGCTAATGATTCCGCTTCGAAAGCTATTGATGCCAAAGGGTATCTGATGCTTCCTGCTTTCAGAGATATGCATATTCACCTGGATAAGACATGGTACGGTCTCCCTTGGCAGGCACTTTCTCCCAAAAGAAAAACGGTTAAGGATATGATTGCCTATGAACAGGAAATCATTCCTGAGCTGTTGAAAACTTCAGTGGATAGAGCGGAGCAGCTGATTAGCTTGTTACAGCATTATGGGACTCATTTTGCCAGAACGCACTTCAATATTGATCCCACTTCAGGCTTAAAATCATTGGAGAATTTGGAACAGGCCCTTCAAAATAAAAAAGATTCCTTTAATGCCGAACTGGTTGCTTTTCCACAACATGGGGTGTATTATACAGAGTCAGCTCCTTTAATGAAAGAAGCTGCAAAATTGAAAAGTGTTGCTTTTATTGGTGGAGTAGATCCATTTAGCCTTGATGGAAGCATCGAAAAAGTAATGGACTTCACCGTACAATTGGCATTGGATCATAACAAGGGAATTGATATTCACCTGCATGAAGCAGGAGAGTCCGGAATGAAAACGATTAGCTATCTGATTGATAAAGCGATTGAAAACCCTGCGCTTCAGGGAAAAACGTTTGTAAGTCACGCTTTTGCGCTGGCTCACCTTTCTCCAAAAGAAACAGAGGAAATCTCAGAAAGGCTGGCTGCCGGAAAAGTAGGAATTGCTTCTTCCGTACCGTTTAAAAAGACCATCATGCCGATCCCAACGATGAAAAAGCATGGGGTAAATGTTCTGATTGGGAATGATAATGTACAGGATTTCTGGAGTACTTTCGGATCCGGAAGTATTTTGCAGAAGGCCAATCTTATCGCTGAATTATACGGCTATGCTACTGAATTCGCATTATCAAGAGCATTACAATTCGCTACTCAAAGTATTCTTCCTTTGGATGATAAAGGAAAACAGCAATGGCCTAAAGCAGGTGATGAAGCTGCTGTGGTTTTAGCAGATGCTTCATGCTCAGCAGAAGCCGTTTCCAGAATATCTGCAATAGAAGCCCTGATGCACAACGGGAATCTGTTCTGGAGAAGTTAA
- a CDS encoding response regulator: MSKKILLIDDELDILEILSYNLEKEGYEIYTATNGNEGIEKAKEIIPDLILLDVMMPEKDGIETCQELRKVKELQKTLIVFLSARSEEFSQLAGFQAGANDYVVKLIKPKILISKVNALLQLTSQVSDNAKLIEIGDLIIDKDNFRVSKSGQQFLLPKKEFDLLYLLASNTEKVFKREEILEKVWGNDVIVGERTIDVHIRRLREKLGINTIQTLKGIGYKLIV; the protein is encoded by the coding sequence ATGAGCAAAAAAATTCTTTTAATAGACGACGAACTGGACATTTTAGAGATTCTATCTTATAACTTAGAAAAGGAAGGATATGAGATCTATACTGCAACCAATGGTAATGAAGGAATAGAAAAAGCAAAGGAAATAATTCCTGATCTTATTCTACTGGATGTAATGATGCCTGAAAAAGATGGTATTGAAACTTGTCAGGAACTTCGTAAAGTGAAAGAACTCCAAAAGACACTTATTGTTTTTCTTTCCGCAAGAAGCGAAGAATTCTCTCAGTTGGCAGGATTCCAGGCAGGAGCTAACGACTATGTTGTAAAGCTGATTAAACCGAAAATTCTGATCTCTAAAGTAAATGCACTATTACAATTAACCTCTCAGGTTTCAGATAATGCTAAATTAATCGAAATTGGTGATCTTATCATTGATAAAGATAACTTCAGAGTTTCCAAGAGCGGACAGCAGTTTCTTCTTCCTAAAAAAGAATTTGATTTATTGTATCTTTTGGCTTCCAATACTGAAAAAGTTTTCAAAAGAGAAGAAATTCTTGAGAAAGTTTGGGGTAATGATGTCATCGTAGGAGAAAGAACTATTGATGTTCACATCAGAAGATTAAGAGAAAAATTAGGAATTAATACAATTCAGACTTTAAAAGGGATTGGGTATAAACTTATCGTTTAA
- a CDS encoding TonB-dependent receptor, with translation MKKQLHKSIVLLALFSAGYAFAQSQILEGRVLDEKDNTPIEGVKVKVNDKEVVTDLSGYYSINLSPGTNYIITVSSNGYNKKEISEVIVKNDGNTHLDIVLEKPTTKEKEIEGVVIKSNARKETIASTIGLQKNSGVVSQVIGIEAIKKSPDRNTGEVLKRVSGVSLFDGKYIVVRGLSDRYNQAMLNGIQLSSTEPDRKTFSFDLFPANVIETLVINKTFIPEYTGEWGGGLIQVNTKDIPNKDFFNVQVGVGGNNITMNHQFFMQKGGNWDFLGIDDGYRKLPTNMPAKNAFSILNEAQKTDIGKGFTKNLGYNTIGYPENVSLQLDGGFNTKVFGKDLGVIAVLNYSNNKRRTVTNNRFFTINDEVANTNFDYYTEKYTNDVILGGMLNLALKFNSNNKISLKNIITNNTVNHMSFRSGKDFEFDPINGTNIQAREIGFKETIFYNSTLTGTHKIDALGGLTVNWYGSFGILDQYIPLLQRLQYNQYTNMQGSPYLALISNGLSQKSGSVFYSTLSDYLYNAGGDISKTFTLFGQKQTIKGGYLFQVKDRIYNSRPFSVRLEKYNQGLLSQPFETIFNPENFGTDGRFTFDEIAGNQYRYIANTILNAGYLQFDNNFTPWLRAVWGLRVENFDQLVGSTKRSDDRFVNTRVTDFLPALNLTFKVNPKMNIRLAGSQTVVRPEFREVSPLAYYDFDLGATVIGSKDIERTKITSADLRWEFYPRNGEILSVAGFYKNFKKPIELYFNQSGVGTSNTFNYLNVDKADAYGVELEFRKKLDFVSALKDFTLGGNFAYIKNKVTDEATRINRPMQGQSPYTINLNLQYEAEKSGWSSTVLFNMIGRRILYVGNDQVPPIWEAPRPLLDFQVAKKIWNKKGEIKLNVSDILNRRAKFYHDLNNNKKYDSTDALAIDRLTGTNFSLTLGYSF, from the coding sequence ATGAAAAAACAACTCCACAAGAGCATTGTGCTACTTGCCTTGTTTTCTGCTGGCTATGCTTTTGCACAAAGCCAAATTCTTGAAGGTAGGGTATTGGACGAGAAAGATAACACTCCTATAGAGGGGGTAAAAGTAAAGGTAAATGACAAGGAAGTAGTCACAGACCTTTCCGGATACTACTCTATCAATCTTTCGCCTGGTACTAATTATATAATAACGGTAAGTTCTAACGGATATAACAAAAAGGAGATCAGTGAAGTTATTGTAAAAAATGATGGTAACACTCACCTGGATATTGTGCTGGAAAAACCAACTACCAAAGAAAAAGAAATTGAGGGAGTTGTCATTAAATCTAATGCAAGAAAAGAAACCATAGCCTCTACTATTGGATTGCAAAAAAATTCAGGTGTAGTTTCTCAGGTTATTGGTATTGAAGCGATTAAAAAAAGCCCGGATAGAAACACTGGTGAAGTTCTGAAAAGAGTTTCCGGAGTAAGTTTATTTGATGGAAAATATATTGTAGTAAGAGGATTATCTGACCGTTACAATCAGGCAATGCTAAACGGCATTCAGCTCTCCAGTACAGAACCGGACAGAAAGACTTTCTCTTTTGACCTTTTCCCTGCCAACGTTATCGAAACGCTTGTTATCAATAAAACTTTTATTCCTGAGTATACTGGTGAATGGGGAGGTGGTTTGATCCAGGTGAATACCAAAGATATTCCTAATAAAGACTTTTTCAATGTACAGGTAGGTGTAGGAGGTAATAATATCACCATGAACCATCAATTCTTTATGCAGAAAGGAGGAAACTGGGATTTCTTAGGAATTGATGATGGTTATAGAAAATTACCAACCAATATGCCTGCAAAGAATGCCTTTAGTATTTTGAATGAGGCTCAAAAAACAGATATTGGTAAAGGATTTACTAAAAATCTGGGTTACAATACAATTGGTTATCCCGAAAACGTAAGCTTACAGTTAGACGGAGGCTTCAACACAAAGGTTTTCGGAAAAGATTTGGGAGTTATTGCTGTTTTAAATTATAGCAACAACAAAAGAAGAACTGTAACCAACAACCGTTTCTTCACCATCAACGACGAGGTAGCCAATACAAACTTCGATTATTATACAGAAAAGTATACCAATGATGTTATTCTAGGTGGGATGTTGAATCTCGCTCTAAAATTTAACAGCAACAATAAAATTTCCCTAAAGAACATTATCACCAATAATACGGTGAACCACATGTCTTTCAGATCAGGAAAGGATTTTGAATTTGACCCTATCAATGGAACGAATATTCAGGCAAGAGAAATTGGATTTAAAGAAACTATTTTCTATAATTCAACCCTTACCGGAACACACAAAATAGATGCTCTTGGCGGACTTACCGTAAACTGGTACGGAAGCTTCGGAATCCTGGATCAATATATTCCTTTGCTACAGCGTTTACAATATAACCAATACACGAATATGCAGGGAAGCCCTTATCTGGCTTTGATCTCCAATGGTCTTTCTCAGAAATCAGGAAGTGTTTTCTATTCTACACTAAGTGATTATCTGTATAATGCAGGAGGTGACATTTCTAAAACATTTACACTATTTGGACAAAAGCAAACCATCAAGGGAGGCTATTTGTTCCAGGTAAAAGACAGAATATACAATTCAAGGCCATTCTCCGTAAGGCTTGAAAAATACAATCAGGGGCTACTTTCTCAACCTTTTGAGACAATCTTTAATCCTGAAAACTTCGGAACTGACGGTAGATTTACATTTGATGAAATTGCCGGAAACCAATACAGATACATCGCCAACACCATCCTTAATGCAGGATATTTACAGTTTGATAACAACTTTACACCGTGGCTAAGAGCTGTTTGGGGATTAAGAGTTGAAAACTTTGACCAGTTAGTAGGCAGCACCAAAAGAAGTGATGACCGTTTTGTAAACACTCGTGTTACAGACTTCTTACCAGCACTTAACTTAACTTTCAAAGTAAATCCTAAAATGAATATCCGTCTTGCCGGTTCACAAACTGTGGTAAGACCTGAGTTCAGAGAGGTTTCTCCTTTAGCTTACTATGATTTTGATTTGGGCGCTACAGTAATTGGGAGCAAAGATATTGAAAGAACTAAAATTACCAGTGCAGACCTTCGTTGGGAATTCTATCCAAGAAATGGGGAAATCCTTTCCGTGGCAGGTTTCTATAAAAACTTCAAAAAACCGATCGAATTATACTTCAACCAATCTGGGGTAGGAACAAGTAACACGTTCAACTATCTGAATGTAGACAAAGCTGACGCTTATGGGGTTGAATTGGAATTCAGAAAAAAACTGGATTTTGTAAGTGCTCTTAAAGACTTTACGCTAGGTGGTAACTTCGCTTATATTAAAAACAAAGTAACGGATGAGGCTACCAGAATTAACAGACCAATGCAGGGTCAGTCTCCATACACGATTAACTTAAATCTTCAGTATGAAGCTGAAAAATCAGGATGGTCGTCTACAGTATTATTCAATATGATTGGAAGAAGAATTCTTTATGTTGGAAATGATCAGGTTCCACCAATCTGGGAGGCTCCAAGACCGCTTTTAGACTTCCAGGTTGCTAAGAAAATATGGAATAAGAAAGGAGAAATTAAGCTAAACGTTTCTGATATCCTGAACCGTCGTGCAAAATTCTATCATGATCTGAACAACAACAAAAAGTATGACAGTACTGATGCTCTTGCCATAGATCGATTAACAGGTACCAACTTCAGTTTAACACTAGGGTACAGTTTTTAA
- a CDS encoding amidohydrolase, with protein MKTSDNNMSRKDFIRNSALAMAGLTLIPNIMTASPFFDEKNISAKGKLSLKNVRLETGFQYDEGEVSATKTDLFYVEVENGKITKIAPNQPNVKAIDAKGLLMLPAFKDMHIHLDKTFYGDKWQAVRKRTGGVKGMIELEQKMLTEMLKNSTFKAEKMIELLQSKGTSFARSHVNIEPTSKLQSLKNLQKALDNKKKSFGAELVAFPQHGVFYTDSAPYLKEAAKMDVDFIGGVDPFNVDGNIEKVVDFTVQLALDNKKGIDIHLHETGDSGLKTVEYLIKKVNENPSLKGKTYLSHCFILAKLDEAKQEDIAEKLAEAQIGIVSTIPFGRLIMPIPTLYKHNVTVLTGNDSIVDHWNTFGTGSVLQKANLMAQLYGYSTEFLLSRSLKLATGNILPLDDKGTQQWPKTGDKADFVLLNASCSAEAVSRISNVESLVHQGNVVF; from the coding sequence ATGAAGACTTCAGACAATAATATGTCCCGCAAGGATTTTATAAGAAATTCAGCATTGGCAATGGCAGGATTAACTTTAATACCGAATATCATGACAGCATCTCCTTTTTTTGATGAGAAAAATATTTCAGCAAAAGGAAAACTGAGCCTTAAAAACGTTCGTCTTGAAACCGGTTTCCAATATGATGAAGGAGAAGTTTCTGCTACAAAAACAGATCTGTTTTATGTAGAAGTTGAAAACGGAAAGATTACTAAGATCGCTCCAAACCAGCCTAACGTAAAAGCTATAGATGCAAAAGGATTATTGATGCTTCCTGCATTTAAAGATATGCACATCCATTTAGATAAAACTTTTTATGGAGATAAATGGCAGGCAGTAAGAAAAAGAACCGGCGGTGTAAAAGGAATGATTGAGCTGGAGCAGAAAATGCTTACGGAAATGCTGAAGAATTCAACATTCAAGGCTGAAAAAATGATTGAATTATTGCAGTCAAAAGGAACATCCTTTGCAAGAAGTCACGTCAATATTGAACCTACCTCAAAACTTCAGTCATTAAAGAATCTACAGAAAGCTTTAGACAATAAAAAGAAAAGTTTCGGGGCAGAATTAGTAGCTTTTCCACAACATGGTGTGTTCTATACAGATTCAGCACCTTATCTAAAGGAAGCAGCAAAGATGGATGTTGATTTTATCGGTGGAGTAGACCCCTTCAATGTAGACGGCAATATTGAAAAAGTAGTGGATTTCACTGTTCAGTTAGCCCTAGACAACAAAAAAGGAATAGATATTCACCTCCATGAAACCGGTGATTCAGGATTGAAAACGGTAGAATATCTTATTAAAAAAGTAAATGAAAATCCGTCTTTAAAAGGCAAAACATACCTGAGTCATTGTTTTATACTCGCAAAATTGGACGAAGCAAAACAGGAAGATATTGCTGAAAAGCTGGCGGAAGCACAGATTGGAATTGTTTCCACAATTCCTTTCGGAAGACTGATTATGCCGATCCCGACTTTATACAAGCATAATGTAACCGTATTGACGGGAAATGACAGTATTGTAGACCATTGGAATACTTTCGGAACGGGAAGTGTACTTCAGAAAGCCAATTTAATGGCGCAACTGTATGGATATTCAACAGAGTTTTTATTATCAAGAAGCTTAAAACTGGCAACAGGAAATATTCTTCCATTGGATGATAAAGGAACCCAGCAATGGCCTAAAACAGGTGATAAAGCAGACTTCGTTCTATTGAATGCAAGCTGTTCTGCGGAAGCTGTTTCGAGAATCTCCAATGTAGAATCATTGGTACATCAGGGAAATGTAGTTTTTTAA
- a CDS encoding ankyrin repeat domain-containing protein: MKKILVFLLAFGSLSACQEKSGDFPNEEIMQEKNIINQVKKNNLSAVKSALQNGADVNTKDGKGRSLLLIATVEKLTEMAKLLVSYKADVNLQDDQLDSPFLYAGASGQTELVKLYLENGARFDVFNRYNGTALIPACERGHVETVKILVKAKGFPINHVNKLGWTALMEAVILGNGTQKYQEIVQILKNNGADLTIPDHAGKTPLQHAESLGFKEIVQILKS, encoded by the coding sequence ATGAAGAAAATATTAGTATTTCTCTTGGCATTCGGGAGCCTGAGTGCCTGTCAGGAGAAATCTGGTGATTTTCCAAACGAAGAAATCATGCAGGAAAAAAACATTATTAATCAGGTAAAGAAAAATAATCTTTCTGCTGTAAAATCTGCTCTGCAAAATGGGGCAGATGTTAATACAAAGGATGGAAAAGGACGCTCTTTATTGCTCATTGCAACAGTAGAGAAGCTAACTGAAATGGCTAAGCTATTGGTTTCCTATAAAGCAGATGTTAATCTTCAGGATGATCAGCTGGATAGTCCATTTTTATATGCCGGAGCAAGCGGACAGACAGAATTGGTGAAATTATATCTGGAAAATGGCGCCCGTTTTGATGTATTTAACCGCTACAACGGGACAGCTTTAATTCCAGCATGTGAACGAGGGCATGTGGAGACCGTGAAGATTTTGGTTAAAGCAAAAGGCTTTCCAATTAATCATGTGAACAAATTAGGATGGACAGCTTTAATGGAAGCGGTAATCCTTGGAAACGGAACCCAGAAATACCAGGAAATTGTGCAGATCCTGAAAAATAATGGCGCAGACCTCACGATTCCTGACCATGCAGGCAAAACGCCTTTACAACATGCAGAATCATTAGGTTTTAAAGAAATAGTTCAAATTTTGAAATCATAA
- a CDS encoding sensor histidine kinase codes for MKFYRLTLVASCLLTLVMLFLVVVFDSLKDIYYETPLFKTGLLICIVLIFIINCVVLELLFNYYGRKQVKGLSGILPQEMVHDNDENITIKELGERFSDLNQQRATEIDMMKEMESYRKEYIGNVSHELKTPLFSIQGYVETLRDGGVDNLTIRDKYLERIDKSVERLIAIVTDLDMINRLEAGEINLTVSKFDVNLLIKEIFDLLEFEAEKHNTTLQIQTLHPQIFVEADKQKISQVFINLISNAIHYANRQEAKVIVKTSILRNKVLIEVIDNGMGIKSEILPRIFERFYRVETSRSRREGGSGLGLAIVKHILEAHNENITVESVYLEGTKFSFMLEKSK; via the coding sequence TTGAAATTTTACAGGCTTACGCTTGTCGCCTCTTGTCTGTTGACATTGGTGATGCTGTTTCTGGTGGTCGTTTTCGATTCACTTAAAGATATCTATTATGAGACCCCTTTATTCAAGACGGGTCTTTTAATCTGTATTGTTCTTATCTTTATTATCAATTGTGTAGTATTGGAACTTCTCTTCAATTACTATGGAAGAAAGCAGGTGAAGGGACTTTCCGGGATTCTACCTCAGGAAATGGTTCATGATAATGATGAGAATATAACCATTAAAGAACTGGGAGAAAGATTTTCGGACCTTAATCAGCAGAGAGCTACCGAAATTGATATGATGAAGGAAATGGAAAGTTATCGTAAAGAATACATCGGTAACGTTTCTCATGAGCTCAAAACACCATTGTTTTCTATTCAGGGCTATGTAGAAACCTTAAGAGACGGAGGGGTGGATAATCTTACCATTCGTGATAAATACCTTGAAAGAATTGATAAATCTGTAGAAAGGCTTATTGCCATTGTTACAGATCTTGATATGATTAACAGGCTAGAAGCAGGAGAAATTAACCTTACCGTTTCCAAATTTGATGTCAATCTTCTGATCAAGGAAATTTTTGACCTTCTTGAATTTGAAGCTGAAAAGCATAATACCACATTACAGATCCAGACTTTACATCCACAAATTTTTGTAGAGGCTGATAAGCAAAAAATTTCCCAGGTTTTTATTAATCTTATTTCCAATGCCATTCACTATGCCAACAGACAGGAAGCAAAAGTGATTGTTAAGACCAGTATTTTAAGGAATAAAGTATTGATTGAAGTTATTGATAACGGAATGGGAATAAAATCTGAAATTCTTCCAAGAATCTTCGAACGTTTTTACCGTGTAGAAACCAGCAGAAGCAGAAGAGAAGGAGGTTCAGGATTAGGATTGGCCATCGTAAAGCATATCCTTGAGGCTCACAACGAAAACATTACCGTAGAAAGTGTCTATCTTGAAGGAACGAAGTTCAGTTTTATGCTCGAAAAAAGTAAATAA